The following are encoded together in the Methanosarcina flavescens genome:
- a CDS encoding CRISPR-associated endonuclease Cas6, whose amino-acid sequence METCFLYINYTCLQYPDVRLRMRDGSKLRGFFAKKYSSEELMHNHREDMNIYRYPLVQYKVIDGIPTLLGLDEGSNLILDIGICEEELNIEGTRFCLDRAEIITESTIFGTTDKISQYVFKTPWLALNQENITKYNAADEIEKDDLLTKILIGNLLSMAKYLNFRVEDEIRVKLNVKPMRLNFKGKVMVGFRGEFKSNFSLPNYIGIGKSVSRGYGSIKKI is encoded by the coding sequence ATGGAGACTTGTTTTTTGTATATAAACTACACTTGTCTACAGTATCCAGATGTCCGTCTGCGTATGCGTGATGGTTCAAAGCTGAGAGGTTTCTTCGCAAAAAAATATTCCTCTGAAGAGCTTATGCATAATCATAGAGAAGATATGAACATTTACAGGTATCCCTTAGTCCAGTATAAAGTGATTGATGGTATACCCACGCTTCTCGGATTAGATGAAGGTTCAAATCTTATTTTGGATATCGGTATTTGTGAGGAAGAACTAAATATTGAAGGTACTCGATTTTGTCTCGATAGAGCAGAGATAATTACTGAATCTACTATCTTTGGCACTACTGATAAGATCAGTCAGTATGTTTTTAAAACTCCTTGGCTCGCTTTAAATCAGGAAAACATAACAAAGTACAACGCTGCAGATGAAATTGAAAAAGACGATTTATTAACAAAGATTCTAATTGGAAATTTGCTTTCAATGGCAAAATATCTTAACTTTAGGGTTGAGGATGAAATTAGAGTTAAGCTGAATGTCAAGCCAATGAGATTAAATTTTAAGGGCAAAGTAATGGTTGGCTTTAGGGGCGAATTCAAATCTAACTTTAGTCTCCCTAATTACATTGGAATTGGAAAATCTGTTTCCAGGGGATATGGTTCAATTAAAAAAATATAA
- a CDS encoding CRISPR-associated helicase/endonuclease Cas3 — MCIKLMRTSFSSLNNGFILRSHFHQSLKDHLEEVTSIATYIYDSQNDDSEKRDIVNKICMAHDFGKATSFFQEYLDFQEAKEKGDFGKKDKVFGPNKNHALLSALFAYWWLPEEYNLFGYLIIKRHHGSVKDARDEFDLTDDYSVIEEQIQDIQKFSQKELENIYCLNLNEFFEFVNESNLKLIKKRFRKVWQLNNFSVEDTLDFNYFYSLLLTADKMQLISELPTIPNQKPCWFVEKYKDHIRSNLLFENPAIADSQIFKIRDEIFREMKEELDRIDLSSESFFSINVPTGSGKTFLAYYSALYFAEKLKNLYGEQSRVIYSLPYMSIIDQNYNELINIIKFNQKTDEEPKDTEILKHHSLSEIKYESDEKEYKDYDARFCYDNWQSKIITTTFVQLFNTIFKVGDNSIAHRFNRIVNSIIILDEIQAVDEKYYSIIRAFFELLAKKYNVKFIFVTATMPLLIGTHELVPRRKIYFESLNRIRICNHIKEDVSVSDFKNILIKDIECRKDKSFLIVLNTIKSSKEIFEFLQKNTSRSCLYLSTEIYPKARLDKINLIKNCRKKNPNKKFVVVSTQLIEAGVDIDLDVVYRDFSPLSSINQTAGRANRNGVGEDSSEVHIYRLKDDEKGRYFHNYIYPAFITDITRNILEGKEIVQEKDIFSLNEAYAEKITQKVSQDKSIEILEHIKNIDFKKLRDSFELIKNEYAFKRDIVIEADAECSQIIKEISELKRDKLLTKNKWEYNFKVKNLFRRLNQYKISIYESTYLSISDDLLKISGFDTEYLPLKSGTRVLYSPSIGIVSEAKSIEIL, encoded by the coding sequence ATGTGTATAAAGTTGATGAGAACATCGTTTTCTTCTTTGAATAATGGTTTTATCTTGAGGTCACATTTTCATCAATCGTTAAAAGACCATTTGGAAGAAGTCACTTCTATAGCAACTTATATTTACGATTCCCAGAATGATGATAGTGAAAAGAGAGATATTGTCAACAAAATCTGTATGGCTCATGACTTTGGAAAAGCAACTTCTTTTTTTCAAGAGTATCTTGACTTCCAAGAGGCAAAAGAAAAGGGTGATTTTGGGAAAAAGGATAAAGTTTTTGGACCAAATAAAAATCACGCTCTTTTGTCTGCTCTTTTTGCTTACTGGTGGCTTCCAGAAGAGTACAACTTGTTTGGCTATTTGATTATAAAAAGACATCATGGAAGTGTAAAAGATGCCCGTGATGAATTTGACTTAACAGATGATTATAGCGTCATCGAGGAACAAATACAAGATATTCAAAAATTTAGCCAGAAGGAACTTGAGAATATTTACTGTTTAAATTTGAATGAATTTTTTGAGTTTGTCAATGAAAGTAATCTAAAGTTAATTAAAAAACGTTTTCGTAAAGTTTGGCAGTTAAACAACTTTTCTGTAGAAGACACTTTAGATTTTAATTATTTTTATTCTCTCTTACTTACTGCGGATAAAATGCAACTGATATCTGAATTACCGACGATACCGAATCAAAAACCTTGCTGGTTCGTTGAAAAATATAAAGACCATATACGTTCTAACCTACTGTTTGAAAACCCAGCCATTGCAGACTCTCAAATATTCAAGATAAGGGATGAGATATTCAGGGAAATGAAAGAAGAGCTTGATAGAATTGATTTGAGTTCTGAATCATTTTTTTCGATCAATGTTCCAACCGGTTCTGGAAAAACATTCCTTGCTTATTACTCTGCTCTTTATTTTGCTGAGAAACTTAAAAACCTCTATGGGGAGCAATCAAGAGTTATATATTCTCTTCCTTATATGAGTATAATTGATCAAAACTACAATGAGTTAATAAATATTATCAAGTTCAACCAAAAAACCGATGAAGAACCGAAGGATACGGAGATATTAAAACACCATTCTCTTTCGGAAATAAAATATGAATCAGATGAAAAAGAGTATAAAGATTATGACGCTAGATTTTGTTACGATAACTGGCAAAGCAAAATTATAACTACTACTTTTGTGCAGTTGTTTAATACTATATTCAAGGTCGGAGATAATTCCATCGCACACCGTTTTAATCGAATCGTAAATTCAATAATAATCCTTGACGAGATTCAGGCAGTGGATGAAAAGTACTACTCAATAATTCGTGCCTTTTTTGAATTACTAGCAAAGAAATATAATGTTAAGTTTATTTTTGTGACTGCAACAATGCCTTTGCTAATTGGAACGCATGAACTGGTACCTAGAAGGAAAATTTATTTTGAGAGCCTCAATCGGATCAGGATTTGTAATCATATTAAAGAGGACGTATCAGTTAGTGATTTTAAAAATATACTAATAAAAGATATCGAATGCCGAAAAGATAAAAGTTTCTTGATTGTGCTCAATACGATTAAATCATCAAAGGAAATATTTGAATTCCTTCAAAAAAATACCTCTCGAAGTTGCCTATATCTGTCAACTGAGATATATCCAAAAGCAAGACTTGATAAAATCAATTTAATTAAGAATTGTCGCAAGAAAAATCCTAATAAAAAATTTGTAGTTGTCTCAACACAGCTGATAGAAGCAGGTGTTGATATTGATCTGGATGTTGTTTATAGAGATTTCTCTCCTTTAAGTTCGATAAATCAAACGGCAGGGAGAGCAAATAGAAATGGAGTGGGTGAGGACTCCAGTGAAGTTCATATCTATAGACTAAAGGATGATGAAAAAGGCCGTTATTTCCATAATTATATATATCCAGCGTTTATTACCGATATTACTAGAAATATTCTTGAAGGCAAAGAGATTGTCCAAGAAAAAGATATTTTTTCTCTTAATGAAGCTTATGCGGAAAAAATTACCCAGAAAGTTAGTCAAGATAAGTCGATTGAAATCCTTGAACATATCAAAAATATTGACTTTAAAAAACTAAGAGACTCTTTTGAACTGATCAAGAATGAGTATGCTTTCAAAAGAGATATTGTTATTGAAGCAGATGCTGAATGTTCTCAAATTATTAAAGAAATCTCTGAACTTAAAAGAGATAAATTATTAACTAAAAATAAATGGGAGTATAATTTTAAAGTTAAGAATTTATTTCGCCGTCTGAATCAATATAAAATCTCTATATATGAAAGCACTTACTTGTCAATATCTGATGATCTTCTTAAGATAAGTGGATTCGATACCGAATATCTTCCACTCAAGTCTGGTACTAGAGTACTTTATTCACCTAGTATAGGTATAGTTTCAGAAGCCAAATCTATTGAAATATTATGA
- the cas5b gene encoding type I-B CRISPR-associated protein Cas5b: MDCLVFRAKSGYAKFRKPYTTTSALTFLCIHPPAVKGLIGAVMGIDKNELYRNTLNLKIGIQVLSPVRKDMQVLKLVSMKAEKGLFNFPVNAEFLRDPDYRIFVSWLPQKLDELEERLQNQRPIFTPYLGVSEYIAKLDYENRVDAELLTKSNSIDSLVPSRFIDLQHSDYHLFTDNIPVSNNEKREYISYEKILFAFREDHTCKKEKACSLMGNLKRDVYKVDENIVFFFE; encoded by the coding sequence ATGGATTGCTTGGTTTTTAGGGCAAAAAGTGGATATGCTAAATTTCGAAAACCATATACCACTACATCAGCTCTTACTTTTTTGTGTATCCATCCCCCAGCTGTAAAGGGTCTTATTGGGGCGGTTATGGGTATTGATAAGAATGAACTTTATAGAAATACTTTGAACCTAAAAATCGGTATTCAAGTGCTTTCTCCTGTTCGCAAGGATATGCAAGTTTTAAAGTTAGTAAGTATGAAAGCTGAAAAAGGTTTATTCAATTTTCCTGTGAATGCAGAATTCTTGAGAGATCCTGATTACAGAATTTTTGTCTCATGGCTTCCTCAAAAGCTTGATGAACTCGAGGAGAGGTTGCAGAACCAGAGACCTATTTTCACTCCATATCTGGGTGTAAGTGAATATATTGCAAAATTAGATTATGAGAACAGAGTTGATGCCGAATTACTGACAAAGTCGAATAGTATTGATAGCCTCGTTCCCTCTCGTTTTATAGATCTTCAGCACTCTGATTATCATCTATTTACAGATAATATTCCTGTATCTAATAATGAAAAGAGGGAGTATATAAGTTACGAGAAGATTTTGTTTGCTTTCAGAGAGGATCATACTTGTAAAAAAGAGAAAGCCTGTAGTTTGATGGGTAATCTAAAAAGGGATGTGTATAAAGTTGATGAGAACATCGTTTTCTTCTTTGAATAA
- the cas7b gene encoding type I-B CRISPR-associated protein Cas7/Csh2, which produces MANTREYLLIWDSTMANPNGDMLNDNKPRHDEVTGQLEVSDVRIKRFVRDEWQSMGHNVLVRTKKDKDGKVMSCTSLIKEVMEKAKVKEAELPLHLLKEYIDVRLFGAVITKPKYDITGPLQVMWSKSVNQAEIKFMQGNSAYAGGEGKNQSTIWSKYISPYALFKTYAVYNDNTAKRQGIEVSEKDLDEFSKALINGLINYRSTSKNQMPRLLAEVVYKEHRIDGELNYIDINFDSDVEELRDISQATIDLRKLCTYYKNKKESIETIRIYKHGSVKVENLSDDFKVIEF; this is translated from the coding sequence ATGGCTAATACAAGAGAATACTTACTAATTTGGGACAGTACGATGGCAAATCCTAATGGAGATATGCTGAACGACAACAAACCAAGGCATGATGAAGTTACAGGCCAACTTGAGGTTTCTGATGTTAGAATAAAACGCTTCGTTAGAGATGAATGGCAATCAATGGGTCATAATGTTCTTGTTAGAACTAAAAAAGACAAGGATGGCAAAGTGATGTCGTGTACCAGTTTAATCAAAGAAGTTATGGAAAAAGCCAAAGTAAAAGAGGCTGAACTCCCCCTTCATCTCTTGAAAGAGTATATTGATGTAAGATTATTTGGCGCGGTGATTACAAAACCCAAGTATGATATTACAGGTCCCTTACAGGTAATGTGGAGCAAATCTGTAAATCAAGCAGAAATAAAGTTTATGCAAGGAAATTCTGCTTATGCAGGTGGAGAAGGAAAAAACCAGTCCACAATCTGGTCCAAGTATATTTCCCCTTATGCCCTTTTCAAAACTTATGCTGTTTATAATGATAATACAGCTAAAAGACAGGGCATTGAAGTCAGTGAAAAGGATCTTGACGAATTTTCAAAGGCTCTAATTAATGGGCTTATCAATTATAGAAGTACTTCCAAAAATCAGATGCCTAGATTATTGGCTGAAGTTGTATATAAGGAACATAGGATCGATGGTGAACTCAATTACATCGACATTAATTTCGATTCTGATGTTGAGGAATTACGAGATATTTCTCAGGCAACTATTGATCTTAGAAAGCTTTGCACTTACTATAAAAATAAAAAGGAATCAATAGAGACAATACGCATCTATAAACATGGGAGTGTAAAAGTGGAAAACCTCTCAGACGATTTTAAGGTTATTGAATTTTAA
- a CDS encoding TIGR02556 family CRISPR-associated protein: MIEAICNIGKTVRGIEGEIDLVDLWQKEESDDYQLILDVDISDSSVNIDSRGFEKEVFKDGLLFQQGPWFVGALVKKDSLNDNKIKSSLEFIDVPLNKFEEVKSLLYSKIKEYDGINFVVLFKNNGNKPIDIAKNKFLSEIEKNGLKKVTLPGNCHMCNQYVDTLYDSIIYKCYTNDKNIFSNTDGLSYGVCKECIFNILYGRKHVNDFLKTWWGGSEILFLPQIYNEKIKAIFEFSNIGDIKGRNLLENLRESEADVMDEIGNCDTEVDILFFSAPKQKTEWKITYDIKNVIPSRFTKISELERKYKTKSGENLALWQVIAYLLGDSSKSSEIFNTNEAKNFLKSIFHGSKINRNLFFSHAMSKYKHDYFQGYESMFMLHRVYNFLVDCGCLEKNWNFVEQCDRGYNMAKYENIEDFFNINKTFFDSNIKKAWFLLGRLYGKMIQESKNYKGGEDKQSNESYLEKNFFFGRKYDFKTFIYFSNQCSELMYKYGVQNKGYLKDLISASKELIGAGDEKLSSDEAKYIFFWGMQQWIGKSKDNNSNDGEDQ; this comes from the coding sequence ATGATTGAAGCTATCTGTAATATCGGGAAGACTGTCCGAGGTATTGAGGGAGAAATAGATCTGGTTGACTTATGGCAAAAAGAGGAATCTGATGACTATCAATTAATTCTCGATGTAGATATCTCTGACTCGTCTGTTAATATTGATAGCAGAGGTTTTGAAAAGGAAGTTTTCAAAGATGGGCTGTTATTTCAACAGGGACCTTGGTTTGTTGGAGCACTTGTAAAGAAGGATTCTTTAAATGATAATAAAATTAAATCCTCTTTGGAATTTATTGATGTTCCATTGAATAAGTTCGAGGAAGTTAAATCATTACTTTATTCAAAAATAAAAGAATATGATGGAATAAATTTTGTAGTGCTTTTTAAAAATAATGGTAATAAACCAATAGACATTGCAAAAAACAAGTTTTTATCTGAAATTGAAAAAAACGGGTTAAAAAAAGTTACTTTACCTGGCAACTGTCATATGTGTAATCAGTACGTGGACACTCTCTACGATAGTATTATTTATAAATGCTACACAAATGATAAAAACATTTTTTCAAACACAGATGGCCTGTCATATGGGGTTTGTAAAGAGTGCATTTTCAATATACTTTATGGAAGAAAACATGTAAATGATTTTCTCAAAACATGGTGGGGAGGAAGTGAAATTTTATTTCTCCCTCAAATATATAATGAGAAAATTAAAGCGATTTTTGAATTCTCTAATATTGGTGATATCAAAGGCAGGAACCTTCTAGAGAATCTTCGCGAAAGCGAAGCTGACGTAATGGACGAAATTGGCAATTGCGATACTGAAGTTGATATCTTATTCTTTTCTGCACCAAAGCAAAAGACTGAGTGGAAAATTACCTATGATATAAAAAACGTAATTCCTTCTCGATTTACAAAAATTTCAGAGCTTGAACGTAAATATAAGACAAAATCAGGAGAAAATTTAGCTCTTTGGCAGGTAATAGCTTATTTACTTGGAGATTCTTCGAAATCAAGTGAGATTTTCAACACAAATGAGGCTAAGAATTTTTTGAAAAGTATTTTTCATGGAAGCAAGATAAACAGAAATTTATTTTTTTCTCATGCAATGAGCAAGTACAAGCATGACTACTTTCAAGGTTACGAAAGCATGTTCATGCTCCATCGAGTATATAATTTCCTTGTAGACTGCGGTTGTCTTGAAAAAAATTGGAATTTTGTTGAACAATGTGACAGAGGTTATAATATGGCAAAATACGAAAATATTGAGGATTTTTTCAATATTAACAAAACTTTTTTTGATAGTAATATTAAAAAAGCATGGTTTTTGCTGGGTCGACTTTATGGAAAAATGATACAAGAATCTAAAAATTACAAGGGTGGAGAAGACAAACAAAGTAATGAATCATATCTTGAAAAGAACTTTTTCTTTGGAAGGAAATATGATTTCAAAACTTTTATTTATTTTTCAAATCAATGCTCTGAGCTTATGTATAAGTATGGAGTACAAAACAAAGGATATTTAAAAGATCTCATCTCTGCCTCCAAAGAACTCATTGGAGCGGGAGACGAAAAATTATCAAGCGACGAAGCTAAGTATATTTTCTTTTGGGGAATGCAGCAGTGGATTGGAAAATCAAAGGATAATAACAGTAATGATGGAGAGGATCAGTAA
- the csa3 gene encoding CRISPR-associated CARF protein Csa3, with translation MSKLTLISTIYSLEPVIICVTRLSPSKIILLSEEGAPDKKVQSEEMIEKTFKNALVVEKKYTSVYDTVRVAKDVAELIEQEHAKGNQVIVNVSGGRKPQAFGALFGAYARNDMVQRVVYVTEEDSFMIDFPVLSFNLSETKKLILEEIQKGVSSVPQIAATAGISKGMTYNHLRELKAMGYIADGESGYIITDAGRIASI, from the coding sequence ATGTCAAAGCTTACACTTATCTCCACAATCTATTCCCTTGAGCCTGTTATCATCTGCGTGACAAGGCTATCCCCTTCAAAAATTATATTGCTGTCAGAGGAAGGGGCACCTGATAAGAAGGTGCAGTCTGAGGAAATGATTGAAAAAACGTTTAAAAACGCACTTGTGGTTGAGAAAAAGTATACGTCTGTTTATGATACCGTGCGCGTGGCAAAAGATGTTGCTGAGCTGATTGAGCAGGAACATGCAAAGGGCAACCAGGTAATTGTCAACGTGTCGGGCGGGCGGAAACCGCAGGCTTTTGGGGCGCTTTTCGGGGCATATGCAAGGAATGATATGGTGCAGAGAGTTGTGTATGTGACCGAAGAGGATAGTTTTATGATTGATTTTCCAGTACTGAGTTTCAATCTCTCGGAAACAAAGAAACTGATACTCGAAGAGATCCAGAAAGGAGTATCCTCGGTTCCCCAGATAGCCGCAACTGCCGGGATCTCGAAAGGCATGACTTACAACCACCTTCGGGAACTCAAAGCAATGGGCTACATAGCAGATGGAGAAAGCGGGTACATTATAACCGATGCCGGAAGGATCGCTTCGATTTGA
- a CDS encoding glycoside hydrolase family 15 protein, with translation MGLENHGNRIKAGICDLDSFHCSWLENWKIRQRYKSEFKEDFCERIIEISGKNKEVVEGETDIEKGSEEVPEVCRGIISNIGETVFENPELGLKITVWEAVHPSVNIFYRTFEVRNTSNLVKHLRFFSNQNYRILETKIGETAVIDKNTLIHYKRDRYFLHASDPPFDQYAVGTAEWKGLEGTWRDMESDASLSGNPVAHGSVDSTLGWTLPELKPGESTRLHYWIVLGKKYCSVLQIHKRVKEAGRKALFHHNFNFWNSFTEQVSVLPESARMSQLPQRVSKCFYRSLLAVVAHMDINGSIIASCDSDIKQFGADLYSYCWPRDAAWVCLALDRARYHHLTAETFEFFAKTITPRGNFLHKYTPAGDFGSTWHPVPMIQIDETGLPLYALYNNWEIEKSVWTTGRYYRRLVLPTANYLVKAIDRETDLPISSFDLWEERKGVHTYSACTVYAGLNGAYELSRSLGDYDNANIWKEAAERIRKSILEKLYDERLRRFRRGLNDATLDSSVFAVWYLGILPPDDIRVAQTMEAIERELKRPSGGIARYLHDTYFGYMNSWIICTLWLSQWHSAVGNLDRALELLDWCAAHAHPAGLFSEQIDDRGNPLSVLPLAWSHSTYVLAVLEYLQALEKKESSSCDYPE, from the coding sequence GTGGGGCTTGAGAACCATGGGAACAGGATAAAGGCTGGCATATGCGACCTTGACTCTTTTCATTGTAGCTGGCTTGAAAACTGGAAGATTCGTCAGAGGTATAAGTCCGAGTTTAAGGAAGATTTCTGTGAGCGTATTATTGAAATCTCTGGAAAAAACAAGGAAGTCGTAGAAGGGGAAACCGATATTGAGAAAGGCAGTGAGGAAGTTCCTGAGGTTTGCAGGGGAATTATCTCAAATATAGGGGAAACAGTATTCGAAAATCCTGAATTAGGGCTGAAAATTACAGTCTGGGAAGCTGTCCACCCTTCGGTAAACATTTTCTACAGGACTTTTGAGGTAAGGAATACTTCAAATTTAGTCAAGCACCTGCGTTTTTTCTCAAACCAGAACTACAGGATTCTTGAGACCAAAATCGGAGAAACTGCTGTAATTGATAAAAATACGCTTATCCATTATAAACGCGACCGCTATTTCCTGCACGCGAGTGACCCTCCATTTGACCAGTACGCGGTTGGAACTGCAGAGTGGAAAGGGCTTGAAGGCACATGGAGAGATATGGAAAGTGATGCTTCCCTGAGCGGAAATCCTGTAGCGCATGGCTCAGTGGACTCCACTCTTGGCTGGACTCTTCCCGAGTTGAAACCAGGGGAATCGACAAGGCTGCACTACTGGATAGTGCTTGGAAAGAAATACTGCAGCGTGCTTCAAATCCATAAACGGGTAAAGGAAGCCGGAAGAAAAGCCCTTTTCCATCACAACTTCAATTTCTGGAATTCATTTACTGAGCAGGTATCAGTCCTTCCGGAATCTGCCAGGATGTCTCAATTGCCTCAGCGTGTCTCAAAGTGCTTTTACAGAAGCCTGCTTGCAGTTGTCGCCCATATGGACATTAATGGCTCTATAATTGCATCCTGTGATTCGGATATAAAACAGTTCGGAGCAGACCTTTACAGCTACTGCTGGCCCAGGGATGCAGCATGGGTCTGCCTTGCACTTGATCGGGCACGGTACCATCACCTGACTGCTGAGACGTTTGAGTTTTTCGCAAAAACTATTACACCCAGAGGCAACTTCCTTCACAAATACACGCCTGCCGGAGACTTCGGGAGCACCTGGCATCCTGTGCCTATGATCCAGATCGACGAGACAGGGCTTCCTCTTTATGCCCTCTATAATAACTGGGAGATTGAAAAGAGTGTCTGGACAACAGGCAGGTACTACAGAAGGCTTGTACTCCCCACAGCTAATTATCTCGTAAAGGCAATTGACAGGGAAACAGACCTTCCGATTTCGAGCTTCGACCTCTGGGAGGAACGAAAAGGCGTGCATACCTACAGTGCATGTACGGTCTACGCCGGCCTTAACGGAGCCTACGAACTCTCCCGCTCGCTTGGGGATTATGACAATGCAAATATCTGGAAGGAGGCTGCCGAGCGCATCCGAAAGTCTATTCTGGAGAAACTTTATGATGAGAGGCTGAGGCGCTTCCGCCGCGGGCTTAACGATGCCACTCTTGATTCTTCGGTCTTTGCCGTCTGGTACCTCGGAATTCTTCCTCCCGACGATATCAGGGTAGCCCAGACTATGGAGGCGATCGAACGGGAGCTTAAGCGCCCCTCAGGCGGGATTGCCAGGTATCTTCACGACACCTACTTTGGCTATATGAACAGCTGGATTATCTGCACGCTCTGGCTGTCCCAGTGGCATTCCGCAGTCGGCAACCTTGACCGGGCTCTCGAACTCCTTGACTGGTGCGCAGCTCACGCCCATCCCGCAGGCCTTTTCTCGGAACAGATCGACGACAGAGGCAATCCTCTTTCCGTCCTCCCGCTTGCCTGGTCTCATTCTACCTATGTCCTTGCTGTCCTGGAATATCTGCAAGCTCTTGAGAAAAAAGAAAGTAGTTCCTGTGATTATCCGGAGTAA
- the wrbA gene encoding NAD(P)H:quinone oxidoreductase type IV: MVKVSVVFHSIYGHIYKMAEAVAEGAREVEGAEVEIYQVPETLPYEVLEKMGAIETKNLFAHIPVLTRSMYEDVLAGADAIIFGAPTRYGNMSAQMRTVFDGLGGLWAKNAFVGKVGSAFTSSQTQHGGQESTLLTTYVTLFHLGMVIVGLPYSETRQMRMDEITGGSPYGVTTIAGENNTRQPSENELAMARYQGKLVAQTAKKLAGK, from the coding sequence ATGGTTAAGGTAAGCGTGGTATTCCATAGTATTTATGGTCACATTTACAAAATGGCAGAAGCTGTAGCTGAAGGAGCAAGAGAGGTTGAAGGAGCCGAAGTAGAGATTTATCAGGTGCCTGAAACTCTACCTTATGAGGTTCTGGAAAAGATGGGGGCAATTGAAACAAAAAATCTCTTTGCCCATATTCCTGTACTGACCAGAAGCATGTACGAAGACGTACTTGCAGGTGCAGATGCCATTATTTTTGGGGCGCCAACACGTTATGGGAATATGTCTGCTCAGATGCGTACGGTTTTTGACGGCCTTGGAGGGTTATGGGCCAAAAATGCTTTTGTTGGAAAGGTAGGGAGCGCCTTTACTTCCAGTCAGACGCAGCATGGAGGTCAGGAATCCACACTCCTCACTACTTATGTAACCCTTTTCCATCTAGGAATGGTCATTGTCGGGCTTCCTTATTCTGAAACCCGGCAGATGAGAATGGATGAAATTACAGGCGGCAGCCCATACGGAGTTACAACGATTGCAGGAGAGAATAACACCCGCCAGCCTTCAGAAAATGAGCTTGCGATGGCTCGCTATCAGGGCAAGCTTGTAGCCCAGACAGCAAAAAAACTGGCTGGAAAATAA
- a CDS encoding glycosyltransferase family 2 protein, translating into MLYRLDMPSLSIVMPSMNEEETIRICIEKAQSIFKKYGIEGEIIVADNSSDRTAEIAASMGAKVIGPIKGYGNAYLKGLAEAKGDYIAIADADNTYDLLELDRFLDPLMAGEADFIMGTRLKGDIKKGAMPWLHQYIGNPFLTAMLNFLFGTRISDAHCGMRAFTKEALEKMNLKTRGMELASEMVIEAAKCRLRIKEVPITYYSRQAPSKLRSFQDGWRHVRFMMLYRPLPFLFLPGAVVFALGVLITGSLLLSGDAAENRLHSFILGCMLLIFGGQTLSTGGYMKTYGIIRGVYPKNKGGTPSWLNYHSLEKELLAGSLILGAGLLLGLKVVYTWISSGYGSLSEVRSAVISMVFAFIGLQMIFSAIVLSVMLLEVDTDW; encoded by the coding sequence ATGCTGTATAGGCTGGACATGCCCTCTCTTTCTATCGTAATGCCTTCCATGAATGAGGAAGAAACAATCCGTATCTGTATAGAGAAAGCTCAGTCTATATTCAAAAAATATGGCATAGAAGGGGAGATAATAGTTGCTGACAACTCTTCTGATAGAACCGCAGAGATTGCAGCTTCAATGGGTGCAAAGGTAATAGGCCCGATAAAAGGATATGGAAATGCTTACCTTAAAGGGCTAGCCGAAGCAAAAGGGGATTATATTGCGATTGCAGATGCCGACAATACATATGACCTGCTTGAGCTTGATAGATTCCTTGACCCTCTTATGGCAGGAGAAGCGGATTTTATAATGGGCACGCGACTTAAAGGCGATATCAAAAAAGGAGCTATGCCCTGGCTGCACCAGTATATAGGCAATCCCTTCCTGACAGCAATGCTGAATTTCCTGTTCGGGACGAGAATTTCGGACGCTCACTGTGGGATGCGAGCTTTTACAAAAGAAGCGCTAGAGAAAATGAATCTTAAGACACGTGGCATGGAGCTTGCATCCGAAATGGTGATCGAAGCTGCAAAATGCAGGTTGAGGATTAAAGAAGTCCCCATAACCTATTACTCCCGCCAGGCTCCTTCCAAACTGCGTTCATTTCAGGACGGATGGAGGCATGTGAGATTTATGATGCTGTACCGCCCCCTGCCATTTCTCTTTCTGCCTGGAGCCGTAGTTTTTGCGCTCGGAGTCCTGATAACCGGTTCCCTCCTGCTTAGCGGGGATGCGGCAGAGAACAGGCTGCATTCTTTTATTCTGGGTTGTATGCTTCTGATCTTCGGAGGACAGACACTGTCTACCGGCGGCTATATGAAAACGTACGGCATTATCCGCGGCGTATACCCTAAGAATAAAGGCGGTACTCCAAGCTGGTTGAATTACCATTCCCTTGAAAAGGAATTGCTTGCAGGTTCACTTATTCTTGGGGCAGGCTTACTGTTAGGACTGAAAGTAGTATACACCTGGATCAGCTCAGGGTATGGGTCTCTCTCGGAAGTGAGAAGTGCAGTGATTTCAATGGTTTTTGCTTTTATCGGTCTACAGATGATTTTCTCGGCAATTGTCCTGAGCGTAATGCTCCTTGAAGTGGACACGGACTGGTAA